One segment of Cytophagia bacterium CHB2 DNA contains the following:
- a CDS encoding insulinase family protein yields the protein MKTIWLCFLLSFTAALAQDAALRVPYERFALPNGLTVILHEDHTTPTVSVNVWYHVGSGSEKPGRTGFAHLFEHILFEGSKNVPEGAFDEWLEAAGGNNNGSTNPDRTNYYEEIPTSALELALFLESDRMGFLLEAMSPAKVDGQRDVVKNERRQSYENRPYGLAFPTLGENLYEPNHPYHWPTIGYMEDLSAASYEDVVEFFQKYYTPANASLVIAGDIDPKAVKAMVEKWFSDVKGRPKEPPQTVPPAYLNEEKRLILEDRVQLPRLYMAWLTPPLFSPGDAEMDLTASVLAGGKNSRLYKRLVYDLQIAQDVSAFQNSGGLASSFIIMATARSGHTLAELEKVIQEEIDRLKTEPPQPREVQRAINQYESSYLSGLELVSRKADQLNSYFMRTGNPDYFNEDLARYKAIDPEDLRSAVMTFLRNEARVILSVVPAGKQELGVGGKVVNAAPPQNN from the coding sequence ATGAAGACGATCTGGTTGTGCTTTTTGCTCTCGTTTACTGCTGCCCTGGCGCAAGATGCCGCGCTTCGGGTCCCGTATGAACGTTTTGCTTTACCCAACGGCTTGACGGTAATTCTGCATGAAGATCACACCACGCCAACCGTGAGCGTGAATGTGTGGTATCATGTCGGCTCCGGCAGCGAAAAGCCCGGGCGCACGGGGTTTGCGCATTTGTTCGAGCATATTCTCTTCGAAGGCTCGAAAAATGTGCCGGAAGGCGCCTTTGACGAATGGCTCGAAGCGGCGGGCGGCAACAACAACGGCTCGACGAACCCCGATCGCACGAATTACTACGAAGAAATTCCCACCAGCGCCCTTGAACTTGCCTTGTTTCTCGAGTCGGATCGCATGGGATTTTTGCTCGAAGCGATGTCGCCTGCGAAAGTCGATGGCCAGCGCGACGTCGTCAAAAATGAGCGCCGGCAAAGCTATGAGAACCGGCCTTATGGTCTGGCATTTCCGACGCTCGGCGAAAATTTGTATGAGCCGAATCATCCGTATCATTGGCCGACCATCGGTTATATGGAAGATCTGAGCGCGGCTTCGTATGAAGATGTGGTTGAGTTTTTTCAAAAATATTACACACCAGCCAATGCGAGTTTGGTCATCGCAGGCGACATCGACCCAAAAGCTGTTAAGGCGATGGTGGAAAAATGGTTCAGCGATGTCAAAGGTCGCCCCAAAGAACCGCCGCAAACCGTGCCGCCGGCTTATCTCAATGAAGAGAAGCGGTTGATACTCGAAGATCGCGTGCAGTTGCCCCGGCTTTATATGGCATGGCTCACGCCGCCGCTGTTTTCGCCTGGCGATGCGGAAATGGATTTGACGGCAAGCGTGCTTGCCGGCGGCAAGAACTCGCGGCTGTACAAGCGGCTCGTCTATGATTTGCAGATTGCTCAAGATGTCTCAGCATTTCAAAACTCGGGCGGATTGGCTTCCAGCTTTATCATCATGGCAACAGCCCGTAGTGGGCATACGTTGGCGGAGTTGGAGAAAGTAATACAAGAAGAGATTGATCGGCTGAAAACAGAGCCGCCACAACCGCGCGAGGTGCAGCGCGCCATCAATCAATATGAGTCTTCTTATCTCAGCGGGCTTGAGCTAGTATCGCGCAAAGCAGATCAATTGAATTCCTACTTCATGCGCACGGGCAATCCCGATTATTTCAATGAGGATTTGGCGCGCTACAAGGCCATTGATCCCGAAGATTTGCGCAGCGCGGTGATGACATTTTTGCGCAACGAGGCGCGCGTCATTCTCAGTGTGGTGCCCGCCGGCAAACAGGAACTGGGCGTGGGAGGTAAGGTGGTGAATGCGGCCCCACCTCAGAATAATTAA
- a CDS encoding insulinase family protein translates to MYAFNHKSKTRAMTVCFCLIAIFLLAETNLFAQTPDRSKPPALGEPPALKTAPIQRFKLSNGLPVVLMEKHQAPVVDIILQIKTGSVMDPAGKVGLASLTFAMLDEGAGSRNALQIADEIDFLGASLSTGAGLHTSQISLHTLVARVEAALAIMADVALRPTFPAEELERQRKQRLTSLAQAHDEPTAIASAAFNRVMFGEQHPYGRMASGDEKSLRAFSAKDCKEYHSKNVTPANATLIVVGDVTPNAIQSKLEAAFGKWQGDKAAGAAAWPATKQVESRQIHLIDKPGAAQSVIRIGRIGPSRMTEDYYALTVLNTILGGSFTSRLNQNLREQHGYSYGAGSTFNLRPQPGAFIAYSNVQTDVTDKALTEFMKELRGILGDIPDEELARAKNYVALGYPSNFQTTGQIAGELSELVEYNLPDTYFNEYVQKILAVTKAEVQAAAQKYIDPEKIAIVIVGDRAKIESGIKALNLGVINAMTIAQVLGKIPKLEGAD, encoded by the coding sequence ATGTATGCATTTAATCATAAATCCAAGACGCGTGCCATGACTGTATGCTTTTGTCTGATTGCGATCTTTCTTCTTGCGGAAACGAACCTTTTCGCGCAAACGCCTGACCGCAGCAAACCGCCGGCTCTTGGTGAACCGCCCGCGCTCAAAACCGCGCCGATTCAGCGTTTCAAGCTTTCCAACGGCCTGCCGGTCGTGTTGATGGAAAAGCATCAGGCGCCAGTGGTTGACATTATTCTCCAAATCAAAACCGGCTCCGTGATGGATCCCGCTGGAAAGGTTGGCTTGGCGAGCTTGACCTTTGCGATGTTGGACGAAGGCGCGGGCAGCCGCAATGCTCTGCAAATCGCGGATGAAATCGATTTTCTCGGCGCGAGCCTGTCAACCGGCGCAGGCTTGCATACCTCGCAAATTTCGTTGCATACGCTGGTTGCACGCGTCGAGGCGGCGCTTGCGATCATGGCAGACGTCGCTTTGCGGCCAACGTTTCCGGCCGAAGAATTGGAACGCCAACGCAAGCAGCGCTTAACCTCCCTGGCGCAGGCGCATGATGAACCAACTGCGATTGCGAGCGCGGCCTTTAATCGTGTCATGTTCGGTGAGCAACACCCCTATGGCCGCATGGCCAGCGGCGACGAAAAGTCTTTGCGCGCCTTCAGCGCGAAAGATTGCAAAGAGTACCACAGCAAAAATGTTACGCCGGCTAATGCCACTTTGATCGTGGTGGGTGATGTTACTCCCAATGCAATTCAATCAAAGCTTGAAGCCGCGTTCGGCAAATGGCAAGGCGATAAGGCGGCAGGCGCGGCGGCATGGCCGGCAACGAAGCAGGTGGAAAGCCGGCAGATTCATCTCATTGACAAACCGGGCGCCGCGCAATCCGTCATTCGTATCGGGCGCATCGGCCCAAGCCGCATGACCGAGGATTATTACGCCTTAACCGTGCTCAACACGATTCTGGGCGGTTCGTTTACCTCGCGCTTGAATCAAAATTTGCGCGAGCAACATGGTTATTCTTATGGCGCGGGCTCGACTTTTAATTTGCGGCCGCAGCCGGGCGCGTTTATCGCCTATTCGAACGTACAAACCGATGTGACTGACAAAGCCTTGACCGAGTTCATGAAAGAGCTGCGCGGCATCTTGGGCGATATTCCCGACGAAGAGTTGGCCCGCGCAAAAAATTATGTGGCGCTCGGCTATCCCAGCAATTTTCAAACGACCGGCCAGATTGCGGGAGAACTTTCTGAGTTGGTCGAATACAACCTCCCGGATACTTATTTCAACGAATACGTGCAGAAAATCCTGGCGGTGACGAAGGCCGAGGTGCAGGCGGCTGCCCAAAAATATATTGACCCGGAAAAAATTGCGATTGTTATCGTCGGTGATCGCGCAAAAATCGAGAGCGGCATTAAGGCGTTGAATCTAGGCGTGATCAATGCCATGACTATAGCGCAAGTTCTCGGCAAAATTCCAAAACTGGAAGGCGCGGATTGA